A region of the Yarrowia lipolytica chromosome 1C, complete sequence genome:
AGAGTTTGAGCAATACTTTCCTCATCAATTCAACAACTACTACGGTTGATCACCCCTATCCAAGTTGTCTTTCCAGCGACGAGGTTTCGGTTCAAACCTGCTTACAAAGAATGTGGTGGTCAGGAAACCGGCCTCCAGTTGTCTGTCTTGACTATTCAAGCGACTTGccaacaagatcaagatTTTTGCTGCTGTGAGGTTGGCTGACCGCCCTGGAACACTTGAACAGTCCTCTGCTGGGGACATAATGTCAAAGGAAGTGGCATTTGTCATCTTTTCATTGTGTGATGCAGAGAGCTGTCTAACTCTTCGATCAACATCCTCTCAACGGCTCAGAAACGGCTCAGAAGCTTCAACGACGCCAGTCATGTGCTCAAGCCCATCGTCAACGCCCGCAACCGCTAGATCATCTCTGGAGGCCAGCTCAAATCCCGGACAGACTGTCTGTTCCAATTCGAGTCACGGCTGAGAAGCAACCAGTGACGCCATGGTCAAAGATCTTCCCGTGCCCCCATAGCTTCCAGAGATTGCCAGTGAGCTTCAATTCAAAGAGGCGACTCCTTCCGAGCCGGCCTTTGATTGTCGCACTCTTGAACAAGACCTGGGGATTCATCTCACTGCTCTGGCACCTCTGGTTTTCCCTGAAACACATTTCTTGTGCTCCAGCCGATATCGAACACGATGGCCACCTCATCACTTTTCCTCCACGAGTCCTAATCCCCAGTTTCGTCTCATGGACAACGTGGACTGGATTATTATCCAGGTGCGCTATCGAGATTCAGGCATGGTAGTAGAGGTGGATCCGTTTTTCGCGATGAAGAGAGAATCAACAGACATGGAAAGCGAAGAATAACTGTCACCCTTACTCCTCTCCTCACAAGGCGCTCCGATATGGACCTGCTACACGGAAAGGAACCATCCCCTTTGCAGCCCACCATGGACTTGTCTGATTTTTTCAGAAGAACCTGGTGCCTACTTTCATGGATATGGAGAACCCCGGCATGGTGTACTACAGAAAAGAGTATGTCGACGATTGCAAAAGCGTTAGTACCTGCCTTTGTCGCTCTTTTGCGAGCAGGAAGACCGGTTCCTCTTCGCCAATTGTCATGTCCTGAGGAAACACACGTGGCGGATCTTGAGATGTTTGCGGTCGCACTCATGCAGATCCGACCCACGTTCGAGGAAGACTTGACTGATTTTCCGCTTTTTTTCTTGCCTGGATTTGTCAATGTCAAATTCCAGGTTCTGTCTATCACCCTCGAGACTGGGTGTCTACACTCCTCAGAACTGAAGAACAGCAGGTGGAATCGCCTACACGTACCCTGTGTCGTTGCCAAGTTTTCAAGCCATACCATGATTGGTGTACATTATTTCGGTTCGTTGGGCCCTAGTTAGTGCTCGGGACCATGAGCAAGATGCACAGTGAACGGCTTGAAAATCAGTCCTGGTTTTCTTCAAGACTCCACCTTTCCTTTCTAAACATTAAGTAATTGTCAGTTAAATAGTTGGACATTACTCTGTTCctaactacagtacatagaGATTAGTAGGTCGCCCAAATCACACTCGACAAAGGGCACCAAACCCGCGAGAAAAGTCGCAAACTACAGAGGCCTGAATCAATCAATCATAACATTATTTTCTGCTTATTTTATGGTTTAGTAGTAATACATCTAAGAACCCCTCATTTCATCAACAAAAATCCTTTCCAATCAACACTGAAATCACTTCTTCTCCTTATCCTTGCTGTCACCAGAGCCAGGAGAGTAGCTAGGACTGGTAGGAGAGTAGCTAGGACTGGTAGGCGAGTAGCTAGGGCTAGTGGGAGAGTAACTAGGACTAGTAGGGCTGTACGAAGTCGAGGCGCCGGCATTGAACTTGGGAGACGAGGGGCTGTACGAGGGCGACGTCGGCGAGTAGGACGGCGAAGTGGGGCTGTACGAGGGCGAGGTGGGGCTGTAGCTTGGCGAAGTAGGCGAGTACGACGTGGGGCTGTAGCTGGGGGAGGTGGGTGAGTACGAGGGAGACGTAGGCGAGTACGAGGGAGACGTAGGCGAGTACGAAGGCGACGTGGGGCTGTACGACGGCGACGTAGGGCTGTACGAAGGGCTCGTGGGGCTGTACGAAGGGCTCGTGGGGCTGTAAGAAGGGCTCGTGGGAGAGTACGAAGGCGACGTAGGAGAGTACGACGGCGACGAGGGAGAGTAACTCGGGGAGGTCGCGGCAAACGCAGGAGACGACGGAGAGAACGACGGAGAGGCCGCTCCAAGACCCATACCAGGCGACGAGGGGCTGTAGCTAGGGCTGGTGGCAGCAAATCCAGGCGAAGCAGCTCCAAACGACGAGAACGGAGAAGTGGGGGTGTATGCACTTCCGCTGCCATCGCCTCCATGGCCAAATCCACCGTACTCGGAGAAGCCTCCGGACATTTCGGGTGCTCCAGAGGTACCGATGGGTGAGAAGATGACGTCGCCGCCGCCTCGAGCCTGAAGAGCGTCGTAtgcaggagaagacgagtcGTAAGGAGTAGCAGCTCCGTCGGCAGAGCCCATCTCGCCATGGCCGGCAGCGATGCCGGCAGTCTTGGAGTAGTCTGCTGGCAGAGTAGACAGCTGGTCCTCGTCGAGCATGACGCCAAAGTTACCAGTTCCAAGGGGAGCCAGTTGGCCCAGCATGATGTTCTCAGAGACACCTCGGCAGTCATCCAGTtcagcgacagcagcagcctcaaGCAGAATCTCGACGGTCTCCTCGAAGGAACATCGCATAAGCGCTCCAGTATCGGCTCGGTTGATACCGTGTCGAGTGATGGCCATAAGGTAACCTCGAGAAGTCATGACGTCGACCAGCAGAGCCATGTGTCGGTAGTTGACATATGAACCATCAAAGGCAATAACGTTGAGAATCTCTCGGTAGAGAGCAGAGCGGGTGGCCTCAATACCAAGCACAGAAAGAACCTCGACAAAGGAGTTGGAGTAGGTTCTGTAGGGGTCGACTCCGTCAACGGCCATGACCTCAGCCAGGTTGATACCATCGGTTTCAAGCACCCACTCCATCTTGGTTTTGTAGTCGCCAGTGACCTCATCAGGAACAGACATCTTGTGCTCCATCATGAAAACTCGGTCAATACCCTCAATACCTCTAAGAGAAATGGAGTCGAGCATGTGACCCTCAATTCGTTTGAGCATCTggtcctcctcggcgtccacatcctcctcaAGAGTCTTGGGGTCTCGAACAACTCGACATCGGATAATCAGCTTGTCAGCGTTATCTTCAGACCACATGACAAACAAATCTTCTCCATAGGAAGAGGAGATCTTCTGAGCAACCTGAGACATGGTCAATTGCTTATCAAGCATCTTAGCTCGGTCCAACTCCAGACGCAGCAGCCAGGGCGACTGGTTGTCCAGTGTAGCCTCGACGGTCTCATCGGGAATCGAGAAGTAGGCGTCGACGGTATCGATATCCTCCTCAATTACTGTGGTTCGCGGATCGGGATCGTAGTAGATCTCGGTTGCGGCAGTGACGTTCTTGAGCGATGTGTGCTCAATGGCTGACTGCACCACCTTGGCTTTTTCAATATCCGCAGCAACAGAAGGCTCCAGGTAGACGGTCAACGCAGGCGTCTTGATGTTCTTGGCCAcgttgagaatctccttgagacgGGGCACACCGAGCGTCACGTTCTTGGACGACACACCAGCGTAATGGAAGGTGTTCAGTGTCATCTGAGTAGCGGGCTCTCCAATGGACTGGGCAGCAATAACACCAACCATTTCTCCAGGATGGACCACAGACTTGGCAAACTGAGTCTCAATCTCACCCATGACCCACTCAAAAGCAGCTCGGTTGAGTCGGTACTCCTCAATGACACGCTTGGTAGGGAACCGAGATCGCACCAGACATTGGAACAGCATGGTGGCGTTCTCctgggcctccttggcgagCGAGGAGTCACCTCGAACAATAGTGAGACGCTTGCACAGCGACTGCACACCCTCGACAATCTCGGGGATGGTCAAGTCACTGACCTTGGATTTGTCCACGTTGAAAATTCGCTGCGAGTTTTGCACCACTCGACGAATGTTCACGGGCAGAGGCCAGTTGTGGTCACCATTGGTGAAAACCTCCTCTCGCAGAAGACGTCGGTCGGTGAGCAGCTGGTTGTACTCCTCGTCGAGCACACGCTGAACCTCAACGTCACCCACAATATCGTTTCCAGACTCAATGTTGAGAGGTTTGGTCTTGGGGTTCATGAGATCAATCTTGTACCGTCGCTCAAACGACTCGTCAGAACCTGGAATGGTGTCCACGGTCTGTTTCTCCACCTGAGCTCCATCCAATCCGTCCTCTCCATAGACAAACTGAATAACGTCACCAAGCGAGTTTCGAACAGTACCGTCATACTGCACCATAACGTCCTCCAGGGCCTTGACCAGACGTCGCTGAATGTATCCAGTCTCGGCAGTCTTGACGGCCGTATCAATCAGACCCTCTCGACCGGCCATGGCGTGGAAAAAGAATTCCTGAGGAGTCAGACCTCGCAGATACGAGTTTTCAATAAATCCCTTGGACTCGGGCGAGTAATCATCCTTGCAGAAATGGGGGAGTGTTCGGTCGGCGAATCCAAAAGGAACTCGCTTACCCTCTACCATCTGCTGACCGACACACGCCGACATTTGCGAAATGTTAATGAACGATCCCTTGGATCCAGCCACCACCATCTGCTTGACGTTGTTGAGGTCCTTGAGCGACATTTCGGCCGATCGACCTGCAGTATCTCGAGCCTGGTTAAGAACTCGCGACACATTGTGTTCGAACGATTCTCGCATGGTCATACCGGCCTCGGCGGTGAGAGTGTTGGCGTGTGCCTCGAGAatgatctccttgaccttcttcttggcctcctcaaTGGTCTCTGTGACATCTCGCATGGTTGCTGAATCAGCAATGGTATCACCAATACCAATGGAGAAACCGTAGTGCAGCAGCCAGAAGTTTACCACCTTCTGGATCGTTCCAAAGAAGTTGCAACACACGGCAGAGCCCTTTTCTCGCATAATGGTATGcacaagaccaccaccagtAGCACCaatggtcttcttgtcaaCCACACCCCACATGATCTGGCCGTCGAtaatgtacataccgtTATCCTTGGGGCATGTGATGGGGTTCTGGTCGTCAAACCGCTGCAGATGGATGCCCTTGGGGATGCACATGGACACCATCTGCTTACCGGTCCACAGTGGCTTGGGCTTAAGAATAGCGGGTGTGGGCACCACGCCGTCCCAGTTGGGGATCCAGAACAGAATATTCATCACCATGTCGTAGTCAATGAACGAGTCTCGGATCGTCATCTTTCGAACACCACAAAGGGTATCCTGCACAATACCCATGACGGGCTTGTTGGACTGGGGAGACACAATCTGCAAAGGAACCATGCACAGCTGCGACAGCTCAGCTCGAGTTTCCTCGGACTGAGGCACATGCAAGTTCATTTCGTCACCATCGAAATCAGCGTTGTAGGGGGATGTTACCGACAGGTTGAGTCGAAAGGTGGAGTAGGGCATGACTCGCACTCGATGTGCCATCATGGACATTTTATGCAGCGAGGGCTGTCGGTTGAACAGCACAGGATCGTTGTCCATCAGGTGCCGCTCCACCTTCCAGCCGTACTGCAGAGCAATATCGCCAGCTCGCTTGTGGTATCGCAGATCGATTCGCTCGCCAGTGTCTCGAATCACGTACTTGGCGCCTGGATGCTCGTTGGGGCCATTTCGCACATACTCGGTGAGCTTGTGGATGTTGAAGGGAGTCACAATCTCGGGATAGGTGAGCGTTCGAGCAATAGAACGAGGCACACCGACCTGGTCAAGCTCCAGATTGGGGTCTCCAGTAATGACGGTTCGTGCAGAGAAGTCCACTCGCTTACCCATCAGGTTACCTCGCAGACGACCCTCCTTACCCTTAAGACGTGCTCGGATCGACTTGACCGGTCGTCCGGACTTTTGTAGAGCCTGGGGCTGGCCAGCAATATCGTTGTCCATGTAAGTAGCCACATGATACTGCAGCAGCGACTCAAACTCGTTGACAACGTGGGCaggagctccttcttgctcGCATCGCTGCACGTTGgcgttggccttgagaatgtcggcCAGCTTGTATGTCAGATCATCCTCTCCTCGGGCAGTGTCGTTGATGGCAATAGACGGTCGCAcgggaggaggaggcacaGGCagggtggtgatgatgagcCACTCAGGTCGGGCATAGTCCTCGTTGAGACCCAGCCGCTGACAGTCCTCGGAAGAAATGTGCTTGAACACGTTAAGAATCTCGGCAGGAGTCAGCAGACGCTTCTCGGGCGAGTCACCCATGTCGTCGCCATTCTTGCCACGTTTCCACGTGCCCCACAGCTTGAGACCGTCCCTTCGAACGGTGGGCTGGATGTTGCCGCAGCCTCCATGGGAGTGCTTGACAACACCGCTGCCGTCGTCCTCGGTGGGCACGTCGGTCTCGCAGACCATCTTGGTCTTACAGAGAGACCAGACGGCGTTGAAACGACGCTTGGGGTCTCGAATTCGGATCGCCTGAGCAAACTGCTTGTTGTtttcgtccagcagcacctTTCCACAGTGGAAACAAACGGATTCACagatttttttgattttggcAATGAATCCAATGTGGAACACGGGCTTGGCGAGCTCGATATGGCCGAAATGGCCGGGGCATTCTGCCATGCCTTCGCCACACTGGGTTAGTACTAGAACCGAGAGTCGCAGGTCGTGTAAACAACTTGTAACGAGGG
Encoded here:
- a CDS encoding uncharacterized protein (Compare to YALI0C16544g, no similarity), encoding MVWLENLATTQGTCRRFHLLFFSSEECRHPVSRVIDRTWNLTLTNPGKKKSGKSVKSSSNVGRICMSATANISRSATCVSSGHDNWRRGTGLPARKRATKAGTNAFAIVDILFSVVHHAGVLHIHESRHQVLLKKSDKSMVGCKGDGSFPCSRSISERLVRRGVRVTVILRFPCLLILSSSRKTDPPLLPCLNLDSAPG
- a CDS encoding DNA-directed RNA polymerase II subunit RPB1 (Compare to YALI0C16566g, similar to Saccharomyces cerevisiae RPO21 (YDL140C); ancestral locus Anc_7.314, highly similar to uniprot|P04050 Saccharomyces cerevisiae YDL140c RPO21 DNA-directed RNA polymerase II 215 KD subunit); translation: MSGAQFPYSSAPLRTVEEVQFGLLSPEEVKAMSVAKIEFPETMDETRQRPRVGGLNDPRLGTIDRNFKCQTCGEGMAECPGHFGHIELAKPVFHIGFIAKIKKICESVCFHCGKVLLDENNKQFAQAIRIRDPKRRFNAVWSLCKTKMVCETDVPTEDDGSGVVKHSHGGCGNIQPTVRRDGLKLWGTWKRGKNGDDMGDSPEKRLLTPAEILNVFKHISSEDCQRLGLNEDYARPEWLIITTLPVPPPPVRPSIAINDTARGEDDLTYKLADILKANANVQRCEQEGAPAHVVNEFESLLQYHVATYMDNDIAGQPQALQKSGRPVKSIRARLKGKEGRLRGNLMGKRVDFSARTVITGDPNLELDQVGVPRSIARTLTYPEIVTPFNIHKLTEYVRNGPNEHPGAKYVIRDTGERIDLRYHKRAGDIALQYGWKVERHLMDNDPVLFNRQPSLHKMSMMAHRVRVMPYSTFRLNLSVTSPYNADFDGDEMNLHVPQSEETRAELSQLCMVPLQIVSPQSNKPVMGIVQDTLCGVRKMTIRDSFIDYDMVMNILFWIPNWDGVVPTPAILKPKPLWTGKQMVSMCIPKGIHLQRFDDQNPITCPKDNGMYIIDGQIMWGVVDKKTIGATGGGLVHTIMREKGSAVCCNFFGTIQKVVNFWLLHYGFSIGIGDTIADSATMRDVTETIEEAKKKVKEIILEAHANTLTAEAGMTMRESFEHNVSRVLNQARDTAGRSAEMSLKDLNNVKQMVVAGSKGSFINISQMSACVGQQMVEGKRVPFGFADRTLPHFCKDDYSPESKGFIENSYLRGLTPQEFFFHAMAGREGLIDTAVKTAETGYIQRRLVKALEDVMVQYDGTVRNSLGDVIQFVYGEDGLDGAQVEKQTVDTIPGSDESFERRYKIDLMNPKTKPLNIESGNDIVGDVEVQRVLDEEYNQLLTDRRLLREEVFTNGDHNWPLPVNIRRVVQNSQRIFNVDKSKVSDLTIPEIVEGVQSLCKRLTIVRGDSSLAKEAQENATMLFQCLVRSRFPTKRVIEEYRLNRAAFEWVMGEIETQFAKSVVHPGEMVGVIAAQSIGEPATQMTLNTFHYAGVSSKNVTLGVPRLKEILNVAKNIKTPALTVYLEPSVAADIEKAKVVQSAIEHTSLKNVTAATEIYYDPDPRTTVIEEDIDTVDAYFSIPDETVEATLDNQSPWLLRLELDRAKMLDKQLTMSQVAQKISSSYGEDLFVMWSEDNADKLIIRCRVVRDPKTLEEDVDAEEDQMLKRIEGHMLDSISLRGIEGIDRVFMMEHKMSVPDEVTGDYKTKMEWVLETDGINLAEVMAVDGVDPYRTYSNSFVEVLSVLGIEATRSALYREILNVIAFDGSYVNYRHMALLVDVMTSRGYLMAITRHGINRADTGALMRCSFEETVEILLEAAAVAELDDCRGVSENIMLGQLAPLGTGNFGVMLDEDQLSTLPADYSKTAGIAAGHGEMGSADGAATPYDSSSPAYDALQARGGGDVIFSPIGTSGAPEMSGGFSEYGGFGHGGDGSGSAYTPTSPFSSFGAASPGFAATSPSYSPSSPGMGLGAASPSFSPSSPAFAATSPSYSPSSPSYSPTSPSYSPTSPSYSPTSPSYSPTSPSYSPTSPSYSPTSPSYSPTSPSYSPTSPSYSPTSPSYSPTSYSPTSPSYSPTSPSYSPTSPSYSPTSPSYSPSSPKFNAGASTSYSPTSPSYSPTSPSYSPTSPSYSPTSPSYSPGSGDSKDKEKK